One window from the genome of Streptomyces cadmiisoli encodes:
- a CDS encoding DUF6084 family protein, translating to MTDFGFTCTGVRADPYSAGPTLVFRLRITATAGTRVHALALRCQIRVEPARRGYGDDEAEALSDLFGERSRWGSTLNPVQFAQVQAMVPGFTGEVETDLVVPCTYDMDVASTRYFHALEDGEVPLLLLFSGTAFTGDRGFHVEPVPWDRETTFRMPVKTWREMVDQHFPGAGWIRLPRDTMDALLAHRSRLALPSWQAAVEDLLDAAGERTP from the coding sequence ATGACCGACTTCGGCTTCACCTGCACCGGGGTGCGGGCCGACCCGTACTCCGCGGGCCCCACCCTCGTGTTCCGGCTGCGGATCACGGCCACGGCCGGGACCCGGGTCCACGCGCTGGCGCTGCGCTGCCAGATCCGCGTCGAACCGGCCCGGCGCGGCTACGGCGACGACGAGGCCGAGGCGCTGTCCGACCTGTTCGGCGAGCGGTCCCGCTGGGGCAGCACCCTCAATCCCGTGCAGTTCGCACAGGTGCAGGCGATGGTCCCGGGCTTCACCGGCGAGGTGGAGACCGACCTGGTGGTGCCCTGCACCTACGACATGGACGTCGCGTCCACGCGCTACTTCCACGCCCTGGAGGACGGCGAGGTGCCGCTGCTCCTGCTGTTCTCCGGCACCGCCTTCACCGGTGACCGCGGCTTCCATGTGGAGCCGGTCCCCTGGGACAGGGAGACCACCTTCCGGATGCCGGTGAAGACCTGGCGGGAGATGGTCGACCAGCACTTCCCGGGCGCCGGCTGGATCCGGCTGCCGCGGGACACCATGGACGCCCTGCTCGCCCACCGGTCGCGGCTCGCCCTGCCCTCGTGGCAGGCGGCCGTCGAGGACCTGCTGGACGCGGCCGGGGAGAGGACACCGTGA
- a CDS encoding hydrogenase maturation protease, which translates to MSTDAPPRPRTLVAGVGNIFLGDDGFGVETARALANHELPAGVEVADIGIRGVHLAYRLLDGYDTLVLLDATARGGDPGTLYVIDATDPGTRPPSESVPLDGHRMTPDAVLALLDTLCAGTGATPPRRTLVVGCEPAQVEEGIGLSPQVTAAVPEAVRLVAELVRDEAVV; encoded by the coding sequence GTGAGCACCGACGCACCGCCCCGCCCCCGCACGCTGGTCGCCGGGGTGGGCAACATCTTCCTCGGCGACGACGGCTTCGGCGTGGAGACCGCGCGCGCCCTGGCGAACCACGAACTGCCCGCCGGCGTCGAGGTCGCCGACATCGGCATCCGCGGCGTGCATCTGGCCTACCGGCTGCTCGACGGCTACGACACGCTCGTCCTCCTCGACGCGACGGCCCGGGGCGGCGATCCGGGCACGCTGTACGTGATCGACGCCACGGACCCCGGCACCCGCCCGCCGTCCGAAAGCGTGCCCCTGGACGGCCACCGCATGACCCCCGACGCGGTGCTGGCGCTCCTGGACACGCTGTGCGCCGGCACCGGCGCCACGCCTCCGCGCCGGACCCTGGTCGTCGGCTGCGAGCCCGCGCAGGTGGAGGAGGGCATCGGCCTCAGCCCGCAGGTCACCGCCGCGGTGCCCGAGGCGGTGCGCCTGGTCGCCGAACTGGTCCGTGACGAGGCCGTCGTATGA
- a CDS encoding DUF6893 family small protein, with the protein MNKRLVGGTAAATTATAFAALLARVLPDIRRYFRMRRM; encoded by the coding sequence ATGAACAAGCGCCTTGTCGGCGGTACGGCCGCCGCCACCACCGCCACCGCGTTCGCGGCGCTCCTCGCGCGCGTCCTGCCCGACATCCGCCGCTACTTCCGCATGCGCAGGATGTGA
- a CDS encoding hydrogenase maturation nickel metallochaperone HypA gives MHEMSVALAVVDQVERAARSRGAHGVRDVHVEIGELAGVVPDSLGFCFELACAGTALEGAALHTRSVPGRARCAPCGRSWDTGLPPDMVCAGCRGAATELVSGRELRIAEVRWAAGPDSPEYSNATNGEET, from the coding sequence ATGCACGAGATGTCCGTCGCCCTGGCGGTCGTCGACCAGGTCGAGCGAGCGGCACGCTCCCGCGGAGCGCACGGCGTGCGGGACGTGCACGTCGAGATCGGCGAGCTGGCCGGAGTGGTGCCCGACTCGCTCGGGTTCTGCTTCGAACTCGCCTGCGCCGGAACCGCCCTGGAGGGCGCCGCCCTCCACACCCGCAGCGTCCCGGGCCGGGCCCGCTGCGCTCCGTGCGGACGGAGCTGGGACACCGGGCTGCCCCCGGACATGGTCTGCGCCGGCTGCCGCGGGGCCGCCACCGAGCTGGTGTCGGGCCGGGAACTGCGTATCGCCGAGGTGCGCTGGGCCGCCGGTCCCGACTCCCCCGAGTACAGCAACGCAACGAACGGCGAGGAGACCTGA
- the hypB gene encoding hydrogenase nickel incorporation protein HypB yields the protein MCRVVDLQQAVLAKNAMAADVLRTELAARGTTVVNLLSSPGSGKTALLERELLLARERGIAAAALTADLATENDATRLSRSGVPVKQVLTDGLCHLEADMLAGHLHNWLPQDTRLLFVENVGNLVCPASYDLGESLRVVLASVTEGEDKPLKYPTAFGLAQLVLVTKADLAGPAEFDETAFRRNVQQVNPGVEVQLTSVRSARGAGLLLDRALAAAEGRSVHAPVMARAQA from the coding sequence ATGTGCCGTGTAGTCGACCTCCAGCAGGCGGTGCTCGCCAAGAACGCGATGGCGGCGGACGTCCTGCGCACCGAACTGGCTGCCCGGGGCACGACGGTGGTCAACCTCCTGTCGAGCCCTGGCAGCGGCAAGACCGCGCTGCTGGAGCGGGAACTGCTGCTGGCGAGGGAGCGCGGCATCGCCGCCGCCGCCCTGACCGCCGATCTGGCGACCGAGAACGACGCCACGCGTCTGTCCCGCTCCGGTGTCCCGGTCAAGCAGGTGCTCACCGACGGCCTGTGCCATCTGGAGGCCGACATGCTCGCCGGCCATCTGCACAACTGGCTTCCGCAGGACACCCGGCTGCTGTTCGTGGAGAACGTGGGCAACCTCGTCTGCCCCGCCTCCTACGACCTCGGCGAGTCGCTGCGGGTCGTCCTCGCCTCCGTCACCGAGGGCGAGGACAAGCCACTGAAATACCCCACCGCGTTCGGCCTGGCCCAGCTCGTACTGGTCACCAAGGCCGATCTGGCGGGGCCCGCCGAGTTCGACGAGACCGCGTTCCGCAGGAACGTGCAGCAGGTCAACCCGGGCGTCGAGGTGCAGCTCACCTCCGTGCGCAGCGCACGCGGCGCCGGCCTGCTGCTCGACCGGGCGCTGGCGGCCGCCGAGGGCCGGTCCGTGCACGCGCCGGTGATGGCCAGGGCCCAGGCGTGA
- the hypF gene encoding carbamoyltransferase HypF, which produces MSTTPDVSAPPPGAALTAPRRRVRVTVRGVVQGVGFRPFVHGLATELSLAGQVTNTGDGVVVEVEGPPDAVDRFCARVAPDAPPLAHVESVDTTDLPATGGDGFTIVASDPTGPVRTLVAPDTATCADCLAELADPADRRHRHAFITCTHCGPRFTIVTGLPYDRAHTTMSGFPLCPRCDREYHDPGDRRFHAQPVACPDCGPRLRLVLADAGAAASRELDPVDEARALLAAGAIVAVKGIGGYHLACDATQPEAVAELRRRKARGDKPFALMAADVAAVEHLVHLDAAERELLTGRARPVVLLRRRPPVRPAPGRPVPADAVAPGSPDLGVMLPYTPVHHLLLGAADRGARTAAPRLLVMTSGNLSGEPIVTDDGEALDRLAGLADAWLLHDRPVHVPCDDSVVRVCDGRPLVLRRSRGYAPLPVTLPVPVAPALAVGGDLKNVFCLGRGDRAWLSAHVGDMDDLATQHAFGRAERQLESITGVRPELLVTDTHPAYRSAAWARRHAGGRPVARVQHHHAHIAAVLAEHGVEDGRRVIGVAFDGTGHGTDGTVWGGEFLLADYDGFDRFAHLAQVPLPGGDAAVRRPYRMALAHLRAAGVAAAADLPCVAACPDGELPLLTRQLERGLNCVPTSSMGRLFDAVSSLAGVCHHAGYEAQAAIELEAAAVSAGCEDDDPRYTFRLTRGEGPGDAPLAADPAPLLAAAVDDVRLGVPAATVAVRFHLAVARLVRTVCGAARETAGLETVALTGGVFANVLLSSACARGLRADGFTVLRHQRIPPNDGGLALGQLVVAARTAATGR; this is translated from the coding sequence GTGAGCACCACCCCCGACGTGAGCGCCCCGCCGCCCGGCGCGGCGCTCACCGCGCCGCGCCGTCGCGTCCGGGTCACCGTGCGGGGCGTGGTGCAGGGGGTGGGGTTCCGGCCCTTCGTCCACGGTCTGGCGACGGAGCTGTCGCTGGCCGGTCAGGTGACCAACACCGGTGACGGGGTCGTCGTGGAGGTCGAGGGCCCGCCGGACGCCGTCGACCGGTTCTGCGCACGGGTCGCGCCCGACGCCCCGCCGCTCGCCCATGTGGAGTCGGTGGACACCACCGACCTGCCCGCGACGGGCGGCGACGGCTTCACCATCGTGGCGTCGGACCCCACCGGCCCCGTCCGCACCCTGGTGGCCCCCGACACCGCCACCTGCGCCGACTGTCTGGCCGAACTGGCGGACCCGGCCGACCGGCGCCACCGCCACGCCTTCATCACCTGCACGCACTGCGGACCGCGCTTCACCATCGTCACCGGCCTGCCGTACGACCGCGCGCACACCACGATGTCGGGGTTCCCGCTGTGTCCGCGCTGCGACCGGGAGTACCACGACCCCGGCGACCGCCGCTTCCACGCGCAGCCCGTCGCCTGTCCCGACTGCGGCCCCCGGCTGCGGCTGGTCCTGGCGGACGCCGGCGCCGCCGCGTCCCGGGAGCTCGATCCCGTCGACGAGGCGCGCGCCCTGCTCGCCGCCGGAGCGATCGTCGCCGTCAAGGGAATCGGCGGGTACCACCTGGCCTGTGACGCCACCCAGCCGGAGGCGGTCGCCGAGCTGCGCCGCCGCAAGGCCCGCGGCGACAAGCCGTTCGCGCTGATGGCCGCGGACGTGGCCGCGGTCGAGCACCTGGTGCACCTCGACGCCGCCGAACGGGAACTGCTCACCGGCCGCGCGCGACCCGTGGTCCTGCTGCGGCGCCGCCCGCCCGTCCGGCCCGCACCCGGCAGGCCCGTGCCCGCCGACGCGGTCGCTCCGGGCAGTCCCGACCTCGGCGTCATGCTGCCGTACACACCGGTGCACCACCTGCTGCTCGGGGCGGCCGACCGCGGCGCGCGCACCGCGGCGCCCCGCCTGCTCGTGATGACCAGCGGCAACCTCTCCGGGGAGCCCATCGTCACCGACGACGGCGAGGCCCTGGACCGGCTGGCCGGTCTGGCCGACGCGTGGCTGCTGCACGACCGGCCCGTCCACGTCCCGTGCGACGACTCCGTGGTGCGCGTCTGCGACGGCAGACCGCTCGTGCTGCGCCGCTCCCGGGGCTACGCCCCGCTGCCGGTCACCCTGCCGGTCCCGGTGGCGCCGGCGCTCGCGGTCGGCGGCGATCTGAAGAACGTCTTCTGTCTCGGCCGGGGCGACCGGGCCTGGTTGTCCGCGCACGTCGGCGACATGGACGACCTCGCCACGCAGCACGCCTTCGGCCGTGCCGAGCGGCAGCTGGAATCCATCACGGGCGTACGGCCGGAGCTGCTCGTCACCGACACGCACCCGGCGTACCGGTCGGCAGCGTGGGCGCGGCGCCACGCCGGCGGCCGGCCCGTCGCCCGGGTCCAGCACCATCACGCGCACATCGCCGCCGTACTGGCGGAACACGGTGTCGAGGACGGCCGCCGGGTCATCGGCGTCGCCTTCGACGGCACCGGGCACGGGACGGACGGCACCGTGTGGGGCGGTGAGTTCCTGCTCGCGGACTACGACGGCTTCGACCGGTTCGCGCACCTCGCCCAGGTGCCGCTGCCCGGCGGTGACGCCGCCGTGCGGCGGCCGTACCGCATGGCGCTCGCGCATCTGCGCGCCGCGGGTGTGGCGGCCGCCGCGGACCTGCCGTGCGTCGCCGCCTGCCCCGACGGCGAACTCCCGCTGCTGACGCGCCAGTTGGAGCGCGGCCTGAACTGCGTGCCCACCTCCAGCATGGGCCGTCTCTTCGACGCCGTCTCGTCGCTGGCGGGCGTCTGCCACCACGCGGGCTACGAGGCACAGGCCGCGATCGAACTGGAGGCGGCGGCGGTGTCCGCCGGCTGCGAGGACGACGACCCGCGGTACACGTTCCGCCTGACCCGCGGCGAAGGTCCGGGCGACGCGCCGCTGGCCGCCGATCCGGCGCCGCTGCTGGCCGCCGCCGTCGACGACGTCCGGCTCGGGGTCCCGGCCGCGACCGTCGCCGTCCGCTTCCACCTCGCCGTCGCCCGGCTGGTGCGGACGGTGTGCGGTGCCGCCCGGGAGACGGCCGGCCTGGAGACCGTCGCCCTGACGGGCGGAGTGTTCGCCAATGTGCTGCTCTCCTCGGCCTGCGCCCGGGGGCTGCGCGCGGACGGCTTCACCGTGCTGCGCCACCAGAGGATTCCGCCCAACGACGGCGGTCTGGCGCTCGGCCAGTTGGTCGTGGCCGCCCGCACCGCGGCCACGGGACGCTGA
- a CDS encoding HypC/HybG/HupF family hydrogenase formation chaperone gives MCLAVPGRVLGIEERDGTRMATVDFGGVVKEVCLEYLPDLKVGEYAIVHVGFALQRVDEESALRTLELFENLGLLQEEFGDPWEQAAQADAGPAGEVRR, from the coding sequence ATGTGCCTGGCGGTACCCGGCCGAGTGCTGGGCATCGAGGAACGGGACGGCACCCGGATGGCCACCGTCGACTTCGGCGGCGTCGTCAAGGAGGTGTGCCTGGAGTACCTGCCCGATCTGAAGGTCGGTGAGTACGCCATCGTCCATGTCGGTTTCGCCCTCCAACGCGTGGACGAGGAGTCCGCGCTGAGGACCCTGGAGCTGTTCGAGAACCTGGGCCTGCTCCAGGAGGAGTTCGGGGACCCCTGGGAACAGGCCGCGCAGGCGGATGCCGGTCCGGCCGGGGAGGTGCGTCGGTGA
- the hypD gene encoding hydrogenase formation protein HypD, translating to MKYVDEFQDPDLAARLLDDIRAAVTRPWALMEVCGGQTHTIIRHGIDQLLPDEVELIHGPGCPVCVTPLEVIDKALEIASRPGVIFCSFGDMLRVPGTGRDLFQVRGAGGDVRVVYSPLDALRIARENPDREVVFFGIGFETTAPPNAMTVYQARKHDIRNFSLLVSHVRVPPAIEAVMQSPDCRVQGFLAAGHVCSVMGTREYPALAERYRVPIVVTGFEPLDILEGVRRTVRQLERGEHSVVNAYPRAVRDEGNPAARAMLDDVFEVTDRAWRGIGVIADSGWRLSERYRAYDAEHRFQVGDIATREPAECRSGEVLQGLLKPHECEAFGTTCTPRTPLGATMVSSEGACAAYFLYRRLDLPARPTAAAVPGPSLEDSTVG from the coding sequence GTGAAGTACGTCGACGAGTTCCAGGACCCGGATCTGGCGGCCCGGCTGCTGGACGACATCAGGGCCGCGGTGACCAGGCCGTGGGCGCTGATGGAGGTGTGCGGCGGTCAGACGCACACCATCATCCGGCACGGCATCGACCAACTCCTCCCGGACGAGGTCGAGTTGATCCACGGACCGGGATGCCCGGTGTGCGTGACGCCGTTGGAGGTGATCGACAAGGCGCTGGAGATCGCCTCCCGCCCCGGCGTGATCTTCTGCTCCTTCGGGGACATGCTCCGGGTCCCGGGCACCGGCCGCGACCTCTTCCAGGTGCGCGGCGCAGGCGGCGACGTCCGCGTGGTGTACTCCCCGCTCGACGCGCTGCGGATCGCGCGGGAGAACCCGGACCGCGAGGTCGTCTTCTTCGGCATCGGCTTCGAGACCACCGCACCGCCCAACGCGATGACCGTGTACCAGGCCCGCAAGCACGACATCCGCAACTTCAGCCTGCTGGTGTCGCACGTCCGGGTGCCGCCCGCGATCGAGGCGGTCATGCAGTCGCCGGACTGCCGCGTGCAGGGCTTCCTGGCGGCCGGGCACGTGTGCAGCGTGATGGGGACGCGGGAGTACCCGGCGCTCGCCGAGCGGTACCGGGTGCCCATCGTGGTCACCGGGTTCGAGCCGCTCGACATCCTCGAAGGTGTACGGCGCACGGTGCGCCAACTGGAGCGGGGCGAGCACTCGGTGGTCAACGCCTATCCGCGCGCCGTGCGCGACGAGGGCAACCCGGCGGCGCGGGCGATGCTCGACGACGTCTTCGAGGTCACCGACCGGGCCTGGCGCGGCATCGGAGTCATCGCCGACAGCGGCTGGCGGCTGTCCGAGCGCTACCGCGCCTACGACGCCGAACACCGCTTCCAGGTGGGGGACATCGCCACGCGCGAGCCCGCGGAGTGCCGCAGCGGCGAGGTCCTCCAGGGGCTGCTGAAACCGCACGAGTGCGAGGCCTTCGGCACCACCTGCACGCCGCGCACGCCGCTCGGGGCCACGATGGTCTCCAGTGAGGGCGCCTGCGCCGCCTACTTCCTGTACCGGCGGCTCGACCTGCCGGCCCGCCCGACGGCCGCGGCCGTACCCGGCCCGAGCCTGGAGGACAGCACCGTTGGCTGA